Proteins co-encoded in one Xiphophorus couchianus chromosome 3, X_couchianus-1.0, whole genome shotgun sequence genomic window:
- the tmem116 gene encoding transmembrane protein 116 → MFPQLTLNLPRSPEANTTAAVDWTQVYEAVRWVQLVMASFSIVGSGSIISLIIPRLGQTPELQPLFQLSVADLLLATCWLIGAVLYSQRCDHLSALCYNLHTVEQILYMASFFFTLNYVWNLYTLTREKFNSCLSGYSVQFSNTVSLKAKMIAVLSSLVPALLMVPVFVQGNLGHCQVNFSEPYRCLLMHTGALFLLPGRQQLSRSCSFLHTYQIGVFLSSFLLTLLGITVLVVKARCVYRRAVTSSGYLGNEQWALFRVMDLRMLLYPLVFVFCWGPAVALAVLRVAKPSTGHGVAGVCLYISEAFTSASQGFLNCLVYGWTRLHLRRAGLSFFCRDVDTQTPLLRSQQTRNYLT, encoded by the exons ATGTTCCCCCAGCTGACGCTGAACCTGCCCCGCAGCCCGGAGGCCAACACCACGGCGGCCGTGGACTGGACCCAG GTGTACGAAGCCGTCCGGTGGGTCCAGCTCGTCATGGCCTCGTTCAG CATTGTTGGTTCCGGCTCCATCATCTCCCTGATTATTCCCAGACTCGGTCAGACGCCCGAG CTGCAGCCTCTGTTCCAGCTGAGCGTGGCCGACCTGCTGCTCGCCACCTGCTGGCTGATCGGCGCCGTCCTCTACTCTCAGCGCTGCGACCACCTGAGCGCGCTCTGCTACAACCTGCACACCGTGGAGCAG attCTGTACATGGCGTCCTTCTTCTTCACGCTGAACTACGTGTGGAACCTTTACACGCTGACCAGAGAGAAGTTCAACAGCTGCTTGAGTGGCTACTCCGTACAG TTTTCCAACACGGTGTCGCTGAAAGCTAAAATGATTGCAGTGTTGTCAAG TCTGGTTCCGGCGCTGCTCATGGTCCCGGTCTTCGTTCAAGGGAACCTCGGCCACTGCCAGGTCAACTTCAGTGAGCCGTACAG GTGCCTGCTGATGCACACCGGAGCGCTGTTCCTGCTGCCGGGTCGGCAGCAGCTCAGCCgcagctgcagcttcctgcacACCTACCAGATCGGAGTCTTCCTCAGCAGCTTCCTCCTCACCCTGCTGGGCATCACG GTTCTGGTAGTCAAGGCGCGGTGCGTCTACCGGCGGGCGGTGACTTCCAGCGGTTACCTAGGCAACGAGCAGTGGGCCTTGTTCCGGGTGATGGACCTGCGGATGCTGCTGTACCCACTGGTGTTCGTGTTCTGCTGGGGTCCAG CCGTGGCGCTGGCGGTCCTGCGGGTGGCGAAGCCGTCGACAGGTCACGGTGTGGCGGGCGTCTGCCTCTACATATCTGAG gcctTCACTTCGGCCTCTCAGGGTTTCCTCAACTGTCTGGTGTACGGCTGGACGCGCCTGCACCTCCGCCGCGCCGGCCTGTCCTTCTTCTGCAGAGACGTGGACACGCAGACGCCGCTGCTGCGCTCCCAGCAGACCAGGAACTATCTCACCTGA